The Osmerus eperlanus chromosome 25, fOsmEpe2.1, whole genome shotgun sequence DNA window aactcatttgtaaaatacaatcaaacatcaacaatttaatcacaacatgccaatatgtcacaggtaagaaatattgcaaatcgtagttacttttgtcggtttgaagaaaggtagagtcaatggtttcgttatcgtccaacgaaaatagaacaacggaatctttggccaaagttccgggcgctcagtgaatttgcaggttgagaggaatagtttagaaatgtagctagcacttcagtttaatcctacgaacaagcgggggtgattgtacgtttgggggttttatactccaaaggaaaagggggggtccccgtgaaggtgacctctttcattggtcagttttcccccacctgggcgtcgtcctgagatctgcctaggtgtgaagtggctgataacttttcagagttcagctatttcaaatgtccatgtattgcttatacttcagaatataacaatacaacattcgtaaatggttttgttagtatggtacaatcattttgatatccagattggctgacttaactatacttgaagggaagttataatcaaacctcaattaaacaacgttctaagtaaatgggaaaaacacacattataacacatcaactactgtcattgaaatagtgtccatgagccatgtagtccttgagaatatgtttgtaaatcctttaagaaagttattccttgtaaatcctttgttctgatactgtgggccgtgtggcctctgtatctgaccccatgctgggtcagaagctttgaagcttctcctctgggagaaggacaaagggggaagaccctttccttgtcgggggtaggagaaggtgtgatggtaccgtgctttgtctgtggactgtgctacatttGTGAAGGAAGAgctgaagaggatgaagaggattcTGAGTCTGAGTCAGAGGGACGACCAGGAAGTGGTGGACCCTGAATATCAGAAGCAGGAGAGCAGTGCCAGAGAGGGAGCTCTGAAGATCACACTTCACGTCCTGAGGAACATGAACCAGAAGGAGCTGGCTGACACTCTGGAGGAAAGTAAGAGACTCCTTATTTAGTCTTCGTTGACCGACTGATGGTTTATGATGAAATATAGGTTAAGAGAATCAGAGTAATTTTCAACTGGCAAAGTGCAATGATGGAAAATCAATGTTTATGTATAAGCCATCAATGTCTGCCATCATATTTAGAATAGGAAAAACTATTCTGAACAGTTAAGTAACTTTCTCTTGCAAACTAAAGCCCTGTTAAGAATAACATCTGTGTTTGGTCATTCAGGAGAGCTTTCTCATAGACTCTCACGTCAACTCAAATCTAAACTGAAGACGAAGTTTCAGACTGTCTTTGAGGGCATAGCTCAACAAGGAAACCCAACTCTTCTCAATGAAATCTACACAGACGTCTACATCACAGAGGGTGACAGTGCAGAGGTCAATAAAGAACATGAGGTGAGACAGATTGAGACAGCATCCAGGAAATCAGCAAGACCAGAGACAGCCATCACATGCAACAACATCTTTAAACCCTTAGCTGGACGAGATACACCTATCAGAATTGTTCTGACAAAAGGAGTTGCTGGCATCGGAAAAACTGTCTCTGTGCAGAAGTTCATCACGGACTGGGCTGAGGGACTAGCCAATCAGAAAATCCAGGTCATCTTTCCTCTGCCGTTTCGAGAGCTGAATTTGTTGGATGGAAAAGAGTTCAGTCTGATGGAACTTGTCCATCACTTCTTCTCAGAAACCAGACAATCAGGAATCTCCATCTATGACAAGTACAacgttctgtttgtctttgacgGTCTGGATGAGTGTCGACTGCCCTTAGCcttcaaaaagaacaagagctggtgtgatgtcacagagtccACCTCAGTGGATGTGCTGCTGACCAACCTGATCAAAGGAAAcctgcttccctctgctctcatctggATCACCACTCGACCTGCAGCAGCCTATCAGATCCCTTCTGAGTGTGTTGACCTGGTGACAGAGGTACGAGGGTTCAATGATGCTCAGAAGGATGAGTACATCATGAAGAGATGCAGTGATGAGATCCTGGCCAAGAGAATCATCTCACACATCAAGGCATCAAGGACTCTCTACATCATGTGCCACATTCCAGTCTTCTCCCTAATGTGTGTGACAGTCCTGGAGCACATGCTGAGaatagagaagaaagagaagatgccCAAGACCCTGACTGAGATGTACACAGCATTCCTGGTGTTACAGACCAAACAGAAGAAGGTGAAGTATCATGGGAAAACTGAGTCAGATCCACACTGGGATGAAGAGAGCATTAAGAGCATTCTGTCACTGGGAAAACTGGCCTTCCACCAGCTGGACAAAGGCAACCTGATCTTCTATGAGAAAGACCTAACAGAGTGTGGCATTGATGTCAGTGATGCCTCAGTGTACTCAGGAGTGTTCACACAGATCTTCAGACAGGATGGTAAAGTCTTCAAGGAGAAGGTGTTCTGCTTTGTCCATCTGAGCTTTCAGGAGtttctggctgctgtgtttgtgtttctctcattCATCAACAACAATGAGAATCTGATGTCTCAGTCCACCTCAGACACATCTGACGTCCACCTCTACAAGTCTGCTGTGGATAAGGCCTTGCAGAGTAGGAATGGACACCTggaccttttcctccgcttcTTCCTGGGCCTCTCAATGGAGTCCAATCAGTCTGACTTACAAGGCCTACTGACTCATACAAGAAGCATCACACAGAGCCATGAGGAAACAGTCAAGTACATCAAGAAGAAGATCAGAGAGAATCCTTCTCCAGAGAGATGCATGAATCTGTTCCACTGTCTGAATGAACTGAATGACcattctctggtggaggagatccagCAGTACCTGAGCTCAGGAAGTCTCTCCAGTGAGGAGCTCTCATCTACACAGATGTCAGCTCTGTTCTTTGTGTTGCTGACTTCAGAAGAGAAGATGGACGTGTTTGACCTGAAGATATACTTCAGATCAGAGGAAGGTCTTCTGAGGCTGCTGCCTGTGGTCAAAGACTCCAAAACTGCTCTGTATGTATAAAACAATTTTAATAATGATAGAATTTAGGACATACTGTGATGTGATATTTGATTATCGTATGATCCTATCGTACAAACTATGACTCTGATGATGTGTCATGTTCTCCTTATGTCATGCAGGCTGAATGACTGTAACCTCTCAGAACGGTGCTGTGAAGCGctggcctcagctctcccctcctcagagcttacagagctggacttgagtaacaacaacctgggggattcaggcatgaagctgctctctgctggactggggaacccactctgcaaactggagaaaCTGAGGTATGTATTCATGTTCTACATGAGTCAATAGCAAGGTTACAATAGCACAATGTCTTCGTATGGTTGATTTTAGACAATATAATTTATTCTCAAGTTGGGTATAAACATCATGTCAAGAATAAGATATGCTTTCTGTCATCAGTGAGGAGTAGTTTGATACGTAATCAATGGTATTCTGCATACCTTGGTTGTAACGAGTGGTTATTTGAGTTATTGTTGCCTTTCTATCATCTTGAACCAATCTGCCCATTCTCCTCTGACATCAAGGCATTTTGGACCACACAACTgatattttctattttttggaCCATTCTCTGTAAACCCTAGAGATGGTTGTGCATGAAAATCCCAGTAAAACAGGCGGAAACTGTAATGGaagaattcaagtggcactgtgtagatctgaatagtcaagatggcggtttcaataccatttatttattttgtacaaattaagaattaacagagtactctggaccggtcatagcgaaagacatgcagatgtaacctacagatcgttcgagagagtggtgaagaacaaccctaaaaccctgccttatataaacttaccctaaccctagaacaaatggttcttctgatgttgaatccatcaatatagcggcctctgtgattggtcagcactgctcagtgacagtttcactccataccaagtgtcccacagtacTTTTATgtcacagctccctctctaaatgaggagatggttaatgatacacaaacaggacacaggacacaatctccttggccgaaaggttaggtcagctcgctcaactgatAACCATCTCCCCAACCCCGAGACCCAACTAAAaccctctggctcttagttaggtatcataaaacaacaccataaataccttaagacaatctgagtgtcccttctacagagtaaaccacaccacagagcctcagtaTTTTACATTCgactgtctataacaaaggaacgTACTTTTTACAGAAAAAGTAGACAGTTACAgtttaaagaaacatagatattgtaagTTATAATCAATTATGGcatatccgttctttgacaaccctgtggataAAGGtgttcagattatacaaagagcgtttatcccaccagtcCCACGGGTCTTCAGaaacagaagtaatgcttccctgaccagtatctgtggaagaggtataggttcagcagaaCCAGcgtagtttatctagatagattttattgtcattctttttaaaaaaaatatagagaGTAAAACACTTTAGCCTTCAGTGGACGCATACGTGAACGTTTGCTGTTAAAAGATAAACGGTCTCTGGATAAAGCCATACAGATTGCTAATCAAGTGAAATCAGCCACACACAATGCAAGTGAACTCTCAAACAGTGGAGTGCCGGTGAGGGAGATGAATACGCTGCCAAAGAAGGAACAAAAACGTCCAAGCAGCACAGGTTAATGTCAAACTAATTCTAAATGTACATGAAAATGTTACTGATGTGACTCGGATAAGCACCTGGCAAACTCCACAAAATGCCCTGCCGCAAACAAAATATGCAAATCATGTGGAAAGACTGGACATTTTGCTAAAGTGTGCCGCTCAGGTCAAAAACatgaggtgatggaggtgattaTTCCTGAGCTGATGGTGTTATTTCTAAAAGATACTGTCCCAAAAGATAAGAAAATAATGTGCACTGTAGAATTAGGCACATCACCTAATATGCAGCCATTCCAGATGATGGTGGATACTGGATCATCAGTGTCATTGCAGCCTGCTGAGGTCTATGAGAACTAATTCTGTGACATacccttgaaacaagctgagATTCCTCTGGTGACGTACTCAAGACAGAGAATACCAGTATTGGGACAACTGGATACAAATGGATACATGATGGATGTTCTGCTCCAGCCTCATTTGACATTGTAGAATCAGGTTCACCACTGCTCAGGTTAGACTTAATCCAGGCACTGAAAATGGTCATTGTGGGAAACAGAGAAAAACTCAGATCAgaacagacagtgagagaaataGTGGTTCCACCCTTGCCTGCCCCTCCAGCTTCACCTCTACCTACCATGGGCTGTGTGAAAAACTTTGTGCAGAAAGTAAAAGTAAGAGATTATGTGAAACCTTGGCAGCAGAAATAGGAGGCTGCCCTTCTCTGTCAGGAAAGCTGTTTCGGCTGAATTAAAACTTCTGCTAGACGCTGACATCATCGAGAAGATAGACCCTTCTCCCTGGGTGTAGCCAATCGTTGTGACTCAACGAAAGAGCTCGGATGTGTACGGACCTCAGGGAGCCCAACAAGGCGGTGGTAACTGATTGTTACCCCATTCCTCACATGGAGGAGCTCTTTTCAGAACTCAGGGGACAAACCATGTTCTCCACCATCGACCTCTCAAATGCTTactaccaggttcctctacatgAGGACAGCAGAGACCTGACTGCCTTCATAACCCACGAGGGGCTTTTCAGATACAAGCGAGTTTGTTATGGACTAGCATCTCAGCATTTCAGAAAAGGATGTCCATAGTAACGCAAGGTCTACCTGGAGTTCGTGATGACATCATTGTCAACTCATCTTGCCGTGCTGATCATGAAACTCGCCTGAAAGCGGTACTCTACAGGTTACATGACGCTGGACTACATCTGAATACAGCGAAGTGTAAATACTACCAGAAAAACCTGACCTACCTGGGACACACCATAAGTCTGACTTTAAGGATGCCTGCTTCTCCTGTCCAGGGCTAAGCTGCGTAAGCTGCACGTCTACATGACCAAAGGGTGGCATGCGTCATCCAAAGGCCTGCCGACAGACATGATGCCTTACTACCAAATT harbors:
- the LOC134011953 gene encoding NACHT, LRR and PYD domains-containing protein 12-like isoform X1, which encodes MKRILSLSQRDDQEVVDPEYQKQESSAREGALKITLHVLRNMNQKELADTLEERELSHRLSRQLKSKLKTKFQTVFEGIAQQGNPTLLNEIYTDVYITEGDSAEVNKEHEVRQIETASRKSARPETAITCNNIFKPLAGRDTPIRIVLTKGVAGIGKTVSVQKFITDWAEGLANQKIQVIFPLPFRELNLLDGKEFSLMELVHHFFSETRQSGISIYDKYNVLFVFDGLDECRLPLAFKKNKSWCDVTESTSVDVLLTNLIKGNLLPSALIWITTRPAAAYQIPSECVDLVTEVRGFNDAQKDEYIMKRCSDEILAKRIISHIKASRTLYIMCHIPVFSLMCVTVLEHMLRIEKKEKMPKTLTEMYTAFLVLQTKQKKVKYHGKTESDPHWDEESIKSILSLGKLAFHQLDKGNLIFYEKDLTECGIDVSDASVYSGVFTQIFRQDGKVFKEKVFCFVHLSFQEFLAAVFVFLSFINNNENLMSQSTSDTSDVHLYKSAVDKALQSRNGHLDLFLRFFLGLSMESNQSDLQGLLTHTRSITQSHEETVKYIKKKIRENPSPERCMNLFHCLNELNDHSLVEEIQQYLSSGSLSSEELSSTQMSALFFVLLTSEEKMDVFDLKIYFRSEEGLLRLLPVVKDSKTALLNDCNLSERCCEALASALPSSELTELDLSNNNLGDSGMKLLSAGLGNPLCKLEKLRLSGCHITEEGCASLGSVLKSTSFLRQLDLSNNDLKDAGMKLLSAGLGNPLCKLETLRLSGCHITEEGCASLSSALKSTSFLRQLDLSNNDLKDAGMKLLSAGLGNPLCKLETLRLSVCHITEEGCASLGSVLKSTSFLRQLDLSNNDLKDAGMNLLSAGLGNPLCKLETLRLSGCHIAEEGCASLASALKTNPSLLRDLDLSNSDLKDSGMKMLSAVLEDPLCKLESLRLSCCGVTEEGCASLASALRSNPSTLRELDLRNNDLQIPEMQLLSDLQWNPLCKLETLRVSSCNITEEACASLASALKSKPSSPRELDLSNKNLRESDMKLLSAVLRSPLWKLETLRLSGCHITEEGCASLGSVLKSTSFLRQLDLSNNDLKDAGMKLLSAGLGNPLCKLETLRYVFMFYMSH
- the LOC134011953 gene encoding NLR family CARD domain-containing protein 3-like isoform X2, whose protein sequence is MKRILSLSQRDDQEVVDPEYQKQESSAREGALKITLHVLRNMNQKELADTLEERELSHRLSRQLKSKLKTKFQTVFEGIAQQGNPTLLNEIYTDVYITEGDSAEVNKEHEVRQIETASRKSARPETAITCNNIFKPLAGRDTPIRIVLTKGVAGIGKTVSVQKFITDWAEGLANQKIQVIFPLPFRELNLLDGKEFSLMELVHHFFSETRQSGISIYDKYNVLFVFDGLDECRLPLAFKKNKSWCDVTESTSVDVLLTNLIKGNLLPSALIWITTRPAAAYQIPSECVDLVTEVRGFNDAQKDEYIMKRCSDEILAKRIISHIKASRTLYIMCHIPVFSLMCVTVLEHMLRIEKKEKMPKTLTEMYTAFLVLQTKQKKVKYHGKTESDPHWDEESIKSILSLGKLAFHQLDKGNLIFYEKDLTECGIDVSDASVYSGVFTQIFRQDGKVFKEKVFCFVHLSFQEFLAAVFVFLSFINNNENLMSQSTSDTSDVHLYKSAVDKALQSRNGHLDLFLRFFLGLSMESNQSDLQGLLTHTRSITQSHEETVKYIKKKIRENPSPERCMNLFHCLNELNDHSLVEEIQQYLSSGSLSSEELSSTQMSALFFVLLTSEEKMDVFDLKIYFRSEEGLLRLLPVVKDSKTALLNDCNLSERCCEALASALPSSELTELDLSNNNLGDSGMKLLSAGLGNPLCKLEKLRLSGCHITEEGCASLGSVLKSTSFLRQLDLSNNDLKDAGMKLLSAGLGNPLCKLETLRLSGCHITEEGCASLSSALKSTSFLRQLDLSNNDLKDAGMKLLSAGLGNPLCKLETLRLSGCLVTEEGCASLASALRSNPFHLRELDLSYNHPGEKGLKLLSAGLEDPHCRLEKLNVDHGGECRIKAGLRKYACELTLDPNTACRDLSLSEENRKVTWRRKKQPYPDHPERFDDCAQVLCREGLSGRCYWEAEWSGRWVDIAVTYKGISRRGVGDDCVLGYNNKSWSLSCDNSYSARHNKKFTVIPAPPSSSHRVGVYLDWPAGTLSFYTVSSDTLTHLHTFHSTFTEPLYPGFWVGLVSSVSLCQVE